A segment of the Mastacembelus armatus chromosome 7, fMasArm1.2, whole genome shotgun sequence genome:
gtttaaaaaaatatatatgttagaCAACTGAACTGAATAAAAGTGTACCCACTACAGGAAGCCAAGTGGGTATTTCCTTTGACCTCAGCAATTAGGGATTCTGAGGTCTACCTGACCTCATAGGTCCTGAGGTCTAATTTCAAGAGACTAAAATGGTTTATATAGCAGCTATTATACAGCATATTTTAATATAGAATTTATTTTTGGTGTGGGGAAATATGATGATTACCATTCCACAATGACAGCACAGATGTTACCAAGCAGTTTATACTGAGGTGTCACATCTCCCTGTTAAATATGAAGTTTGAACCAGGAGGCACTTAGCTTAGCAAAGAGGATTTTACTGAccccaattttttttttatccaaaatACATAATCTAACATTTTTTCAGCATTGCAATCATGTTCCGCCTCAACAAGTGGAAACTGATAATGAGATTAATTTTGACATTGTTACTTTTTCCTGACTTCATTATAAACATTATCAGCACCTGAATCAGATTTACTACCACATGGTAAACCTAAGAAGTCACAATCAACTAATTTCATATGATCTGTTACTGAGTGACCTCGTGTGctgtactcttttttttttttttttaatcatcaaaAACCGAAAGCACTTTTAGTTGCTAAATTGCTGCAGCAGTTTCTGTAAACTAAGTACAGTATGTAGCAAGACAGCTAATTATTGTAGTCTGTGTGACTAATAATGATGTGTGTATCTGCTGTGTGATTTGATGTCTGCAGGCTATGTACCTGTTTCTGCACACAGTGAAGGGCACTCCTTTCGAGACTCCAGACCAAGGCAAAGCTCGCCTGCTCACACACTGGGAGCAGATGGACTACGGTGTCCAGTTCACGTCTTCACGCAAATTCCTCACCATCTCACCAATTGTTCTGTAAGTGTGTTTGGTGTTTATATGTAAAGGTCACCTTTACACCACCAGCGTTCAGTTTCCCTTTCGTTACAATGGCGAAATCAGTATGTATTTGAAAATACGAGCAGCTCACTGATATGgatctttttttattcacttGACACTCAAGCTGTTGGGAATCTCCTGGCCTCTTACCATCTGGTaacaattttaattttctgttgtcACACATCTGCTTTTCATTATGATAATGTTGGCAGTTTTAGTAATCAAAATTCCTAAAATTATATAAATCTCAAACCTATGCATGTAGTACTGCCTCACAAGTCCTCTTAGTATGATTGTAGATTCAGTTTTAGTGTTCATCAAGTGCAGAACAAATCCCTCCACTGCAAGTGTTTTGTGATTGAAATTGTGTCCTTAAACTAATACACTTAATGGCTCGTACACAAGTATGAAATATTTGGTGAAAGGTAGGTGGtgtgaaaaatattaatatagcTTTTGTGGGTCCACATCTTCTGTATCAGCCCTTAAACTCACCAATACTTTCAGAGctatcacagaaacacagattaAGTGCTAAACCTTTACCTTACATACTCATACCTTACATTTACCTCACATAAAATATTAGTTGCTCACAGactgtattttcagttttgatcacatactgtattagagactgtttttttatattgtttttgtgttaaagCCTCAACAGAGGTATTAATCCTGACACGGCTGGCGCTGCATTTACTCTATTCTTGTCTCTTTGCAGGTATATTCTTGCCAGTTTCTACACAAAATATGATCCCACACATTTCCTTATCAACACAGgttccctccttagtgtcctCCTCCCAAAGCTGCCTCTGTTTCATGGAGTACGGTTATTTGGGATCAACAAATACTGACAGAACTGACTGAATACTGGGTTTTACTCACCGACACTGGACtacagattttctgtttgtgctgaACTATTTAATCTTAAACATTTAAGGAGAAGACCAGATTGATTTGTCTGTCTAGACTGTGTTGAGTAACATATGAAAGTTTCAGTTGTGCTGCCTCTTGCAGCCTGAAAGTAAATGCACTGCTgctgaaagtgtttgttttttttttttgttttttttttactgacattGCTGACATACATTTGTCAAAAGCCAGATACTTTGCTCTTATCTCTGAGAAAGAGCAGTGTTTGAACTGTACTGCTTTCTAAtgtgattttcatttgttattCTTTCCCAGACATTTTTCTATTCTGGTTTTCTATTACAAACTGCACTGGCTGTACAGCTGTTGATGGTCTGGTTGTCATGTTCTGAACAACAGTTATAAATTTCTTGATTTACTATGAAGGATTTGTGTGCATCATGCAATAAACCCTGCAGTCTTTGTGTTGCTATGATACACATAATCTGTGTATCTGTCGGTATTTCCAGTAAAATGAACAATACAGCTATATAGCAAGTTACACATGCtgcaaaatccttttttttGCGGATGTTGGTTGGAATCAATTGGTTAATTGTGGGTCTGTTTGTAAGCTGTGGGGAAGTCCACACACTTTACATGAAGTAACCATGGgtgggaggggaggaggagtgGGTCTGTCACAGTGTTTGCAATGTGCTCATATATCCAAGGGATTCCCCCCTTCCACGTGCAGTATGGGTGTGTTTGCATCGCAGTGAGGTTTCCCTGTTAGTGACGCCTGTTTTGGGGAAGTAGCACAAAAGAAATGCAACATCATGTGCATGTGAATACACTGATGGCTATACCAACCTGAGACTgtgaaacacatgcaaatacagctGGCTGTATCAGCTGTTTCAGAGATGTGATGTAATCACTTgcaagtgtttttgtgttcGCTTGCTTCAAATGGTGAGAGGACAGACACATTAATGTAAAGAAGCCAGTGGTGCAATGCAAAGGGCAGTTGGGCTAAATGTCACAATGTCCCCAAGACATCAGATATGGATCACTGAAACTAGAGTGGGAGAGAAAGGATGAATagatgggttttttttccaatataTACTGAAAGCTGCCTGAAACAAAATTTAACTGTAACAGCAAATCAGGCCATGCAGTGCAGTTTTTACAGTTCTGCTTCAATAAATTAGTAAACATTGATGTAGGTGATGCATTCAGTGCACTGGCGCGAGTGTGTGGCTCATAAAGCTCAAGTAATCAGTTATCACTTTGACTTGAACTTTTGAGCCACAGATCGATATGGAATATACCAAATGAGATGTCAGAGGTATTGCACAGATATGAGAAAGTTCAGATGTTTCTACTTTGAAAGAGATGGTAGAACACCCTGAGACTTAGATATTTGTAACATAAGATATAAGAaactcagcaaaacaaaaattcaaGAAAAATCACTTGCTGGGCTTGTgggttttcaaagtaaaatggTGTTTCAATTGGGATTTTAGGtaactgaggaaaaacaaaagatgtcaTTCATAATGCTGACTTTGGGTGATTTGTTTCCCATACATGCAGATTCAAACTGTTTACTCCAGCACAGCTTTTTCAAGTCCTTTGTTTGATTGAATTCAACCCTCTGCTGTTTGGAAAGAAGAGGTTTTCCAAACTTCCATTTATTTATTCGTTCGTGAAATTCTACACAAAAGGACACCTTGTTGCTGAAAAACAGTTCAAGTACCTTGCAGGACTTCCTCTAACACCAAGTAAAGTCCTGAATTCATTGCTTTAGTAGTAAGTCATTAGGCAGCAAATTGGCCTAGCAAATGCTAACTACACAACAGTGAATAAAATCAAGCTGTAGCCATGCAGTACAATTATAAACTGACCATGTACACTGTATGTACATTGTCTTTAAAGCTACTTAAAACAGATATAgtcgagaaaaaaaaaatcacaatatgAGCCTTTTAAATGTGCTGGAAGTAAAACGGAAAAACTTGTACAATTTTAAGATACTTATGCTTGATTACAGTATTTGAGCACACGTACTTTATTTTCCACTACTCTTTGAATCTTATTTTAGTAAAATACTGAAAGCACccattatgaaaataaaattttaacttttttggGTTTGAATATATCATACAAAAACCTTTCACTCATAATATTGGACAATAATTTTAACACATGAATGTCAGTGCTCAAATGTTTATTCAAAATAGTTCAGAAcacctttttttccccactcatTTATGCTCAATAAAATATGAACTACAAACATGATCAACCATTTTCTCCCTGAGCAGAAAGCTGGAATAGTAAATTCCACAGTATATGCTGCTGTACAGAGAGTAACTTGTTACCCTAACCCCtaaaactgcaaacattttgaaaactaaaacattttctgtgctaTGACATAAGACAAAACTCAAACACTGTAGAAGttcacttgttttgaattcacATTGGTCTCCCTTACTGAATTTCAGTGCATTTTGTATCCTCAATTTTTACAGAAGCATTTGTTccctaaaaaagaaaacatttagctTTAGTGCATATTCTTTAAACCAcattactttgacattttgctAATGACAGATCTGACCACACTGTTCTGCACTGTCTTGTCTGTCACTGAAAGCCAGGACACAATATGGCCCTGAagactgatattttttttttttttttctcacccaGCCTCAACAGTACATCATTCCATGTCATGCTGAACATTTGCACTGAAGCCATGGAGAGCTGATCTCCCATCGTGCTTTCTGAAATACAATAATGGTAATTTTATACTCAGTGCCATCTCACTCTGGTTTCATCATAGGCTTAATATATTCGTCCTCATCGTCAGTGTCAAAAAGTTCATCCTCAAAAAAAGATCCTCCAAAGCCATATTCCTGCGCGTGGACAGACACCTCAGTTGGCATCAAGTGAGGAGATCCTTCAATAAAATCAGCAAACCTGTGGATTAGTGACAGTATCAGCAACACATTGTATGCAACATACTAACCATCTATAAATATTTGAGTGTACCTACAATTATACATacaattgtttttgtttgtttattttttacaaaagaaCAATATCTGGCTATTCTTCACCATTTCTCAATACAATCATTATGTCAAAACTGAGTTACTGTGACGATCACCTGACTTCTTGTGTAGCAAAAGCCGGATGtcccacacactgtaaaaagtGTGTGAACACGTTGTCACTGGCTACATCATATCAAAAGCCCTGGAACTTATACACAAAATACTCCACGATACTTGGTTATAATCCCTCTTTGCATGCTGTAATAGTGATCCAACAAACATATGAGCACCACTTCTGGCCCATGTCCCATCCTCCCAATTAGGAAATGAGACTTTCTAGTTGCAGGGCATTCACTGCTATGAAGTCAGAAAAATTAGTGGCATGGTTTGATATGAATAAAACCTGAGTAAAATTTATGTGGAGTAAATTTTTGTTGTAAGCTCATTGTCCCCAGCATACAGACTACCCAACTTTCACCCAATGTCAACTGGCAATGGCTCCAGCCACCGGTGAATCTCTACAGGGCAAGCGGCACACgctgatagatggatggatatatttgTAACCTATTACAAGGGCTAACTGGAACTATGCACATCAAAGTAATCTTCAGATGAAATAGTTCTGGTTATTCTGAAAAGGTGCAACACATCCAGATTTTATTTAAGGTACACCActgaaagtagaaaaaaaaattagcacTACAGTAGTCTACTACAACTTACTGATGCTGCTAGAAATTCCAATGATGGATGACCAGGGGATGTGCTATTCTGGCGGTTATGATCATTactgatttttgtttctatGTAAAACTACATGCAGAATACATGCAGTGTTCACAGCACTGGATTAAACTGCACAGCAATGTAGTCAGCAACTAGGGAAGGGGAATCAAACCAGTTCCAGGTTAGAACCGATTCAACACTGTCCCTTCTATCGGAATCACAACATTAGAGCCTCGTAGCAGGCTCAGCAGATCAGAAGTACCATGCATATTCtctcatttcatcattttagaAGATGACCAACAGACATTTACTACAAATAACTCTGACACTATCTATACCAAACCTTCCTTGTGCAGCACATAGTGATTTGCACAAGACTTATGTTTGTGTCTATACTGGGCACATGTTCACTCAAGCACTGGAAGCACAGTGTTTCCAAAAAGCACACAGAGGAGCCTACAGGAAGATCTGGGACACGGGAAATACGGTctaaacctccaacagaacaacaacaatgcataaGGCATGGGTGAAGGGGTGGTTGTTAGGTAGGAGTTTCAATTGACTGAAAACACTCGTCTTGTGCAAAATTGCACTATGAAACCCATCGTAACACtaataaacagaacaaaaacacagaaaaaaaaaaaaacacacaacacttcAATAGAACTGTATGTTCATGATAGATTATGCGCCTCAATTGTGTTTACTTGATGTACTTCTCTAATTTGGTGTAACTCTGTGGAACACTATGTTGAGACTCAGAGACAGTAACAGCCATAATTTTgtggtgctgtttttttttttttttttgcgaaTCAATAGTCGGACCAATAATCGGAATTGATGGTATTGGTATTGGGatcaataaaatcttaattCCGATCCCTATCAGCAATCAGGAAATGGCATTGTAAAGCAAATTTTAAgatcttttatttgttttaaatagttATCTATTTGAATAAGTATACTAGCATTATGTCTGCAGTATTAAAATATAGTGCCTATAAAAAATATTCCCCCCTGGTATGTTTTTGCTTTACTGTTTAATCACCAGTACATGGAATTAGTagatttgacatttttgatACTGATAAGTAAAACATCCTTTTTTGCAAAGTGGACACAGATTTAAATTaatgacaaatataaaatacacaacACTTGTGTGCTTAGGTATTTGCCCACTTTAATGGGAGACTCCTAACTCATCGATAATGCAGACAGCTGGTTTTTTTTTAGTCACATCATTTAGGGAGATCACCTATGTGTACTGACAAGGTTTCGATTAATAAACCTATACCATACCTGGAAGGTCCAACTTTTGGTGAGTCA
Coding sequences within it:
- the ormdl2 gene encoding ORM1-like protein 2, which translates into the protein MNVGVAHSEVNPNTRVMNSRGIWLTYLLLTVVLHVVLLSIPFFTVPLVWTLTNVIHNLAMYLFLHTVKGTPFETPDQGKARLLTHWEQMDYGVQFTSSRKFLTISPIVLYILASFYTKYDPTHFLINTGSLLSVLLPKLPLFHGVRLFGINKY